GCGTCCGGGGCTCAGGCGCCGTCGGAGCGGGGGGTCGGGCCCTGCCTGACCCCAGCCTCTCGGCTCAGCCGGGCGGAGGGGGAAGCCGCGGGAGGAGCCGGCTTCGAAGCCGCCGGAGGCCCGGCCGCCGCACACGGTCTACGCCAAGTTCCTCAGGGACCCTGAGGCCAAGCGCGACCCGCGGGAAACCTTCCTGGTAGCGCGAGCCCCGGACGCAGTGGACGGTGAGACGGGGCCGGAGctggacgggggggggggggagggggggggggaggggacggggggggagggggcgggaggggggcgcTGGAGAGAAGGCGCGAAGGGCCCGCACGGGAACCGCGACAGGGAGACGGAAAACTCGGGAAAAGAGCCTCTCTTTCTCCGGCCTTCTCTTTGAACCAAAACAACCCACTTTATTCTCTTGTTCTTTACTCCGTTTTccggatggggaaactgaggcacggagcgGTTAAGAGTTTTGCCTTCAACTACAGCTAGGGGCCAGAGGTAGCCCAGATGGGTCTGGCTGGAGGTCAGAAACCGACAAGGCCAGGAAGAtgcggagggggagaggggcgcctgggtggctcagtcgttaagcgtctgccttcggctcaggtcatgatcccgggatcctgggatcgggccccgcatcgggccccgcatcgggcctcgcatcgggctccctgctccgcgggaagcctgcttctccctctcctgctccacctgcttgtgttccctctctcgctgtgtctttctgtgtcaaataaataaaaaaatcttaaaaaaaaaaaaaagaagaagaagctgagGGGGAGAAACAGTGCAGGTGCGGTGATGAGGGGTGGAGGGACTGCAAGACAGGCAGGAGTGTGTGAGGAGGTAAgggtcccggggcgggggggagggcccTACAGAGAAGGGCATTTCCCCCAGAACAGGATTGCCAAGCCCCTCgcattcccccaaccccagctcacTCCCCCGAACACCTTGGAATCACCTCCAGGGTTTGAGGAAGGTGCCAGAACTGTGTTTCTCCTCTCGTTCCTGTTCCTGTTCCAGAAGGGGAGCCTCCTAGCCCCCCTCATTTACCACTTCTCAGCAATCTGGGGGGACCAGGCTTCCAGATAACGGGGCCCACGCTGGCCCCCCCCCTTATGAGGAGCTTCTCCCTACAGAGGATGAAGAGGAATCCAAGGAGGACCAcgaagaggaagaagaggcagaggcaaacaaagagaaaatccctcTGCCACCCAAGAAGGTTCCTAAAGAGAAGACTTCTGCCGGGGTCAAGGAGAGGAAGGCTAAGGCCCAGGTTCAGAAGGGTGAGTGTTGAAGGTACAGAGGGACCACACAGACTCGGAAAACTAGCCCTGTCCTTCAGGGGCTGGGAGGCCTCAGTGATCGGCGAGAGCTGAGCCATCAGAAGGTTACCAGTGCCTGGACGCAAGGGTGTCTTTCTCTGGTGTCTTCCCCTTGACGGTCCTTAAGTACATAGATCAATAtgtgctgcccccgccccccaccatccccaccacTGCCTGTCCAGGGAGCTCTGTGAGCCAGGTAGGACAGAGGATTTTAGTTTAGTgagtttttagtgtttttgttttttttgttttttactcaatatgtattattgttataattttcataaaagtaTCAAAGCCATTACGGTAAAAATCAGTCAATGACATAAATGCTATCATGGCTCTCTGCCCTGGGCACCTCGCCCTACAGGTACTGCAGGCTGGTCTAAATGGGGACAGGTAGCTAGGACCCTGGGCctctgtgggagggagagaaCGCTGTCTGTAGCACCTGCCAGAGGAGGTTTtctggggagatggggtgggagcTAGGAATTAGAGGCTCAGTTAGAAGTCCcggcattcatttattcaatcattcattcattcattctgtaatGCCTATTAAGCTGCTGGTGTTTGTCCAGCCCTTTATGGACTCAGGATTAAAATGCAacaagcagggcacctgggtggcgcagttgactgactgactgccttcagctcaggtcatgatcctggagtcccgcatcgggctccctgctctttggggaatctgcttctccttctgaccctcccccatctcatgtgctctctctctctctctctctctctctctcattctctctctctctcaaataaataaataaaatcttaaaaataaaataaaataaaataaaacgcaACGAGCAGAAGACAGACTCTGGGCCCTTGTCAGGTCTTCAGCCTCCCTGGGGACTGAAGAAATGATGAGTGGGTTGGAAAGTGGCCTTCAGCCCCAACAGGCTCTTCTCTGTCTAACCCCTACCTCCATTTCCAGGGGACTCGGGAAGCCCTGTCGCCCCAGCCAAACCTCTGCGCATTAAGAAGAAGGAGGCgccagcaggggaggggcccaAGATGAGAAAGACGAAGAAGGAAGGTGAGACTGGTCTCTGGAGGAACAGGGGACTCTGGGTGTGGTGGCGTGTGACTCCTGCACATCCACCCACACAGGGTCTGGGGAGGCTGACAAGGACCCCTCAGGGAGCCCGGCCAGGGTGAGAAAGAAGACTCCAGCGGCCATGTTTCTGGTTGGGGAAGAAGCGCCAGCTGAGAAAACTCCGAAGAAGAAAGGTGGGTGGCTGTGGCCTCTGGTGCCATGACGTCTAGAAGCcgtcctggggggtggggaacccGAGTGCTGGGTAGGGTGAGGAgagagctctggagtcagaaggCTTGAGGGGCATCTTGCTCCCCACTTAAatagctgtgtggcctcaggcaggtACGTGAGCCTTTCTGAGTCTCTGAACATAGTAATATGGGAGTACTCTCCCGTGGTTGTGGGGAGGGTCCAAGTAAGACATGGGTGTTCGAAGTGCTCCACAGGGTCAGGGATTCACAGGCTTGTACCCCCTCCGTGCCAGGCACTTCCAAAGGCCcagaagagcagaggaaggaggaccaggaggaggaggaagtggcagCCGTGGGGACGAAGAACAGCAACCAGAAGGGCAAAGcgaaaggaaaaggcaaaaaggTTGGGATCCGGAGGGGAAGGGGGACGAGGCCCCTTCAGGGAGCggggcaggggcctgggcttGGGCGACTAGAGTATGGAACCTCGTGGGGAGAGGGGGCCCGGGGGTTAGAATCttggctccctctctgatgacaGGATAGGAGGACAAAGGGCACCAGGCTTGTGAGAACAGAGAAGGCGGTTGAGGGGTCACTAGAGGGGTCATTAGGGCCGGGATTGGCCCCCTGCGGGCCTGATGTTATCTGGGCTCCAAGCCCTCCCCTCTGCGGCCTGACCAGCAGCCCCAGCCAGAGATGCTCACAAAGCCGCCACGCGAAGAGACACCCATCTTCTGtaccagagagggagaacacgCGGGCAGAGTGTGCTCACTGACGGTGTGcgttgttaaaatattttcacgCTACTGGTCTGGGGCCCCAAGTGCTTTCTGCTACCGAATCTGGGATGGCCCAACCTTCCGGCAGCTGAAGAGTTAACACTGGCAGACAGGTGCCTCCAGAACCCTCCTCCAGGCCCACCGGGGTCCATTCGGACAGACCAGGCAGTCTCCAGGGGCAGAACAGGCTGTTAACTATTTTGAATATTGCTCTTCCTCACAACTAGGACTCAGGCACCAACATGCACAAGCTggggtgagcaggagagggggcctaactggagagagaaagtgatGAAAGTCTTGCTGGGAAATTGGTTTCCACAAGTGAAGAGATCACCCTGAGGGCAGAGCCGGGGTCTAAGCCATGTGGGTTTATTAGTTTGTTCAGGAGTGGTCAGGTCTTGGGGGGACTGACTCACATTAGCCAACATCACCAAATACCGATATATAAACTCAAGGCCAGTTTCTTATCTCCCACGCGGAATGTAACCGCAGTGCCACCTTCAATACAGTAGGCCCTAGAAATTTACAGCCGTGGAAATGTTTGAATAAGCTCTGGCTTTCTCCACATCACATTCCAAACATAGTCTTGCGTTTCCCAAGTTTCTTCTGGAGCAGCCCGGAGTGGAGAAGAGATGCTCCCTTGCCCGCAGGCTAAGGGCCTGCTCGCCGACACCAGCCTCACCTCACATGCAGTCCAAACCTGCCCTCGGCAAAAATGGCCAACCGCAGCGTATCAGGGATTCTTTGTAGCTCTCATATAGCATACACCCAGGCTGGCAGTCCCCTCTCTTCCCTAGTGGGAAAGTTGGGGTTACGATCTTGGCTCCCCCTCTTAGGAGGGATAGAACATGTGAGGGCAGAGGGTACCAGATCCAAAGGGGCAGTCACCAGGTCAGGCCTAGGCCACCTAGTGTGGAATGCAACCGAACGGTGATTCGGAGTTTTTCCATGAGCAAGAtaagcttatttattcattcattgtctTACCTCGGTATCGCAGTCTGACAAACTACCCCCAAAACgtagtgccttaaaacaacaaacatttcttttcttagtttctaCGAGTCAGGAATCTAGGAGGGGCCTAGCAAGGTACTTCTGGCTCCGGGTCTGTTCCGAGAATGCAGTCAAGACGTCAGCTGGGTCTGCGGTCACTTGGAAAGCTTGGTTGGAAATACAGGATTCACTTCTAGAATGGTTCACTGTCATGGTTCTTGGCTGGAGCCCTCTCCATAGGGCGGCTTGAGTGGTCTAATGACATGGCAGCCTACTTCCCCCAGGGCTCAAGAGTGGCCCAAGGGAGACAGCAAGGAGAAGCCACAATATCTCTTATGACCTGGCCTGAGAAgtgacccctccccccatcacttGGGCTCTATTCCATTGGTCAAAAAGACCAAACTCTGATACGATGTGGAAGGAGACCACACCAGGTGTAaacaccaggaggcagggatcactGGGGCTCATCTAAGAGGCTGGCTACTACAGTCATTGGTATTTACCATACACGGTAATAATAGCAGTAGCTAATACTTCTTTAACACAGCAGTTCATACCTTTGGCCCCACCTCAGTTCACCTGTTGACACAGTGTCCACACGAAGGAAGGTCTTTCTAAGGCTCTGGCTCTGGCACCATTTTAAGCCCAGTTCcacctcttactagctgtgtgaactcgggcaagttgcttaacctctctgagcctcaacttctTCAGTAAAATTGGACAATTACTTCGGTAGTTACCTGAGAGAATTAAATTAGTTAGTATTTGGAAGATACTTAGAGCTATGCCCGGCACACTGGTAGACTTTATGAGtgtttgttaaatatataaattaagtaaGGTCTCTCCCGGGGAATCCAGCCCCAACCTCTGCATTGCTCAGAGGAGAAAACGGAGTCACAGGGTGGTTCAAGTTAAACGTGACAGAGTTAGCGgtggaaccaggatttgaacccaagctgTCTGGCTCCAGATCCCAGGCTCTTAACCACAAAGcgaagcaaaataataataaagcaccGAGCTCCACGGAGCTGCCTAGCATGGGCCGGCTGCGCTGCGGGGGAGGCGAGGGGCCCAGCCCACTGTAGCTGGCCTGTCCGTTCTCTTCCCACACAGAAAGCGGTGAGTTGTCCTGCCTGCCCTGTGTCCCGGCACTGGGGATCTGCTGAGGGCAGGGGAGCCAGGGCTCCAGGGCTGATACACGCTCTGCCCCGActcagaaggaggagagagccccatccccacccataGAAGTGGATGAACCCCAGGAGTTTGTGCTCCGGCCTGCCCCTCAGCACCGGACAGTGCGCTGCAGGCTGACCCGGGACAAGAAAGGCATGGATCGGGGCTTGTATCCCTCCTACTTCCTGCACCTGGACACAGAGAAGAAGGTGGGTAGCGGGGAGGCAGCAGGCGAGAGAGAGTGCGGGTGCCAGGATCCAGGCTGGAAGGGGAGAGCTAGAGccaaactggggggtgggggtggggggcgggcggaGTCCAAAGCCAACAGGccttccctttccccccactcacctccttcCTTCACccgtctccccctctccccaggtgTTCCTCCTGGCCGGCAGGAAGCGGAAACGTAGCAAGACGGCCAATTACCTCATCTCCAGCGACCCCACCAATCTGTCCCGAGGAGGGGAGAATTTCATTGGGAAgctgaggtggggctgggaggcccAGGGCCGCAAGAGACCATGGCGAGTCActtccgtctccctctgcctggcagtGTCCACCACATCGGGCGCTCTAGAAAtgtcccctgccccagggcttCCCACACTTGAATGTGCACAGATCACTTGGAAGCGTTGTCAAAATGGCCCAGTGGGTCTGGGTGTGGGGCAAGGGTCTTCATTTCTAACAAGCCCCCAGGTGATGCCCGTGCTGCTGGACCAGGGACCTCACTTGACATAGGTCATAAGGGtccctgaggacagggaccaTGCCTGTCTCATTCATGGTTGAATTCCCAGCACCTGGTACATAATAGCGACTCAATAAAACATTTACTAAGTGAATGAATAGACAAATATCGAGCATCTCCCCCGTGCTGTGTCTCCCCATatatctcatctaatcctcactGCGCATCTGAGAGGTAAGGGGAAGGGGGACCCCCGAGTCAGGccttatttcttatatttatgtatttaagaaaCACTTATGTAAGGCCTATCTATGGGTCAGGCATTGTTCTAACTTCCAAATATGAATCCATGTAGTCCCCTTATTGACCAAGTGGTAAATACTGTTATTAGGCCCACTTTACAGAGGGGGatgttgaggctcagagagttcaGCCTGCCTAGGGTCAGTAAGAGGtagagctgagatctgaaggttGCCTAGTGTCCTTCCAGATCCAGCCTCTAAAAGACCTCATGAAGGGTGCCTGGGGCAGGGGACAAGACTTGTTCTGCCCTAAGACACCCACACCCTTGACATAGGAAGCTCTCCAAACTGCCTGGCTATGAGGAAGGGTCTTGGAGCAGGGCTGTGGAATGCCCCCAGCCTTGCCCCCAGCTCTACCCTGCTTGCAGGTCCAATCTCCTGGGCAACCGCTTTACCGTCTTTGACAACGGGCAGAACCCGCACCGTGGAGGAGGCAGCACTAACGTGGGGAGCCTTCGGCAGGAACTGGCAGCTGTGATCTATGTGAGaacaccccccccagcccccccacccacGACAGGACCCTCCCCTTCGCAGGGACCGGCCTAACAGGTATCTCCCTCCCAGGAAACCAACGTGCTGGGCTTCCGGGGTCCCCGGCGCATGACGGTCATCATTCCTGGCATGAATATGGACAACGAGAGGGTCCCCATCCGGCCGCGAAATGTGAGCCCAGCACCTCCCTGACGCCTCCCCCTGAGGGTCCTGTTCCCATGTGATCCATTCATGACCCACTCCTGGGGAGCTGAGGGACAGGGGCTCAGGTTGCCCATACCCAACTTCCTGGGCACATTCATCATCCTGTGTCACAAATTCATTCTGGAAACTCATGGGATGAATCAGGGGGTTTTGTAATTGAATTCACTTGAAACCAATAcaatgaggtgttttttttttttccccagtgtacGCCAAATCatccattcatatattcattcactgaatgaattgtatattgtgtatattttactATACACATTCAGCGTATGAGTGCTGAGTATTATTCTAGGCAactggaagacatcagtgagtaAA
Above is a window of Zalophus californianus isolate mZalCal1 chromosome 7, mZalCal1.pri.v2, whole genome shotgun sequence DNA encoding:
- the TULP1 gene encoding tubby-related protein 1: MPLQDDTLREVWASDSGHEEEGQSPEVQQRPKQRPAKGHKLKKKTEAPESPGPKGSKPRRPGAGRRGKPREEPASKPPEARPPHTVYAKFLRDPEAKRDPRETFLVARAPDAVDEDEEESKEDHEEEEEAEANKEKIPLPPKKVPKEKTSAGVKERKAKAQVQKGDSGSPVAPAKPLRIKKKEAPAGEGPKMRKTKKEGSGEADKDPSGSPARVRKKTPAAMFLVGEEAPAEKTPKKKGTSKGPEEQRKEDQEEEEVAAVGTKNSNQKGKAKGKGKKKAKEERAPSPPIEVDEPQEFVLRPAPQHRTVRCRLTRDKKGMDRGLYPSYFLHLDTEKKVFLLAGRKRKRSKTANYLISSDPTNLSRGGENFIGKLRSNLLGNRFTVFDNGQNPHRGGGSTNVGSLRQELAAVIYETNVLGFRGPRRMTVIIPGMNMDNERVPIRPRNASDGLLVRWQNKTLESLIELHNKPPVWNEDSGSYTLNFQGRVTQASVKNFQIVHADDPDYIVLQFGRVAEDAFTLDYRYPLCALQAFAIALSSFDGKLACE